A stretch of Salarias fasciatus chromosome 23, fSalaFa1.1, whole genome shotgun sequence DNA encodes these proteins:
- the LOC115381750 gene encoding uncharacterized protein LOC115381750 isoform X2, protein MITILISSLIGAFALQVSTLEDSWKAVVTVLPPGSTIYLEFPLFSLRLTPSTRMFFRGERFTVQCPPPQINSTGWRLKHFSPSQTEGATVAEPVQCPPHDGAASAGKSDMCSFVAARGNSGLYWCESSEGRSSAVNIAVSYDDMILKTPAFPVFEGDEVVLCCQSLRANNNKQDEGYYKCASLDRKMQSAESWLAVRPNRGNFTSTHGTEASTSGSWKWILLSCGVILLCITPLTIWLIYHHRNHMFCTKSCWPLSKEDVPAVALPATKQDVTEVQWDLSWMEMSNLLDKHLYPGT, encoded by the exons ATGATCACCATACTTATCTCCTCACTGATAG GTGCATTTGCGCTGCAGGTTTCTACACTTGAAG ATTCTTGGAAGGCCGTTGTGACCGTGTTACCTCCAGGGTCCACTATCTACCTCG AgtttcctctgttctctctgcgTCTGACTCCCAGCACCAGGATGTTTTTCAGAGGGGAGCGCTTCACTGTGCAGTGCCCCCCTCCTCAGATCAACTCCAcaggctggaggctgaagcactTCTCTCCGAGCCAAACAGAGGGAGCCACAGTCGCTGAACCTGTGCAGTGTCCACCACATGATGGTGCTGCTAGCGCAGGAAAATCTGACATGTGTTCCTTTGTAGCTGCCAGAGGGAACAGTGGACTGTACTGGTGTGAGAGCTCAGAGGGCCGCAGCAGTGCAGTCAACATCGCAGTAAGCT ATGACGACATGATCTTAAAGACTCCAGCCTTCCCTGTATTTGAGGGTGATGAAGTAGTCTTGTGCTGTCAGTCCTTGAGAGCAAACAATAATAAG CAAGATGAAGGCTATTACAAGTGTGCTTCCCTGGATCGAAAGATGCAGAGTGCAGAGAGCTGGTTGGCAGTGAGACCTAACCGAG GTAACTTCACATCAACACATGGGACAGAAGCCTCCACTAGCG GTTCCTGGAAATGGATCCTTCTATCATGTGGGGTTATCCTTCtgtgtattacacctttaaccaTTTGGCTAATTTATCACCACAG GAACCACATGTTTTGTACCAAGAGCTGCTGGCCTCTCTCCAAAGAGGATGTACCAGCGGTAGCACTTCCTGCAACGAAGCAGGATGTAACGGAGGTGCAGTGGGACCTGTCCTGGATGGAGATGTCCAATCTGCTGGATAAACACTTATACCCTGGCACTTAG
- the LOC115381750 gene encoding uncharacterized protein LOC115381750 isoform X1: MITILISSLIGAFALQVSTLEDSWKAVVTVLPPGSTIYLEFPLFSLRLTPSTRMFFRGERFTVQCPPPQINSTGWRLKHFSPSQTEGATVAEPVQCPPHDGAASAGKSDMCSFVAARGNSGLYWCESSEGRSSAVNIAVSYDDMILKTPAFPVFEGDEVVLCCQSLRANNNKVIFFKNGTEITTSTSSSSAGVTEMTIMNVTQQDEGYYKCASLDRKMQSAESWLAVRPNRGNFTSTHGTEASTSGSWKWILLSCGVILLCITPLTIWLIYHHRNHMFCTKSCWPLSKEDVPAVALPATKQDVTEVQWDLSWMEMSNLLDKHLYPGT; this comes from the exons ATGATCACCATACTTATCTCCTCACTGATAG GTGCATTTGCGCTGCAGGTTTCTACACTTGAAG ATTCTTGGAAGGCCGTTGTGACCGTGTTACCTCCAGGGTCCACTATCTACCTCG AgtttcctctgttctctctgcgTCTGACTCCCAGCACCAGGATGTTTTTCAGAGGGGAGCGCTTCACTGTGCAGTGCCCCCCTCCTCAGATCAACTCCAcaggctggaggctgaagcactTCTCTCCGAGCCAAACAGAGGGAGCCACAGTCGCTGAACCTGTGCAGTGTCCACCACATGATGGTGCTGCTAGCGCAGGAAAATCTGACATGTGTTCCTTTGTAGCTGCCAGAGGGAACAGTGGACTGTACTGGTGTGAGAGCTCAGAGGGCCGCAGCAGTGCAGTCAACATCGCAGTAAGCT ATGACGACATGATCTTAAAGACTCCAGCCTTCCCTGTATTTGAGGGTGATGAAGTAGTCTTGTGCTGTCAGTCCTTGAGAGCAAACAATAATAAGGTGATATTCTTTAAAAATGGAACAGAAatcaccacctccacctcctccagttCAGCTGGAGTCACTGAGATGACTATTATGAATGTGACACAGCAAGATGAAGGCTATTACAAGTGTGCTTCCCTGGATCGAAAGATGCAGAGTGCAGAGAGCTGGTTGGCAGTGAGACCTAACCGAG GTAACTTCACATCAACACATGGGACAGAAGCCTCCACTAGCG GTTCCTGGAAATGGATCCTTCTATCATGTGGGGTTATCCTTCtgtgtattacacctttaaccaTTTGGCTAATTTATCACCACAG GAACCACATGTTTTGTACCAAGAGCTGCTGGCCTCTCTCCAAAGAGGATGTACCAGCGGTAGCACTTCCTGCAACGAAGCAGGATGTAACGGAGGTGCAGTGGGACCTGTCCTGGATGGAGATGTCCAATCTGCTGGATAAACACTTATACCCTGGCACTTAG